In Halosegnis marinus, one genomic interval encodes:
- the sdhC gene encoding succinate dehydrogenase, cytochrome b556 subunit, with the protein MSQSYDRGLVEDFGRWTEFSAGMWAWIFHKFTGWVLIGYLFTHIAVLSTAMSGPEVYTSTLQGLEELLVVRFLEVGLLAVAVFHILNGVRLLFVDLGLGLESQDRSFYASLVLTGAIVVASVPTFLAGAL; encoded by the coding sequence ATGAGTCAATCGTACGACCGGGGCCTCGTCGAGGACTTCGGTCGGTGGACGGAGTTCTCCGCCGGTATGTGGGCGTGGATATTCCACAAGTTCACCGGCTGGGTCCTCATCGGCTACCTGTTCACCCACATCGCCGTCCTCTCGACGGCCATGTCGGGTCCCGAGGTGTACACCTCGACGCTACAGGGGCTGGAGGAACTCCTCGTCGTCCGCTTCCTCGAGGTCGGGCTGCTGGCAGTCGCCGTGTTCCACATCCTCAACGGCGTCCGCCTGCTGTTCGTCGACCTCGGTCTCGGACTGGAGTCGCAGGACCGGAGCTTCTACGCGTCGCTCGTACTGACCGGGGCCATCGTCGTGGCCTCCGTACCGACCTTCCTCGCGGGGGCCCTCTGA
- a CDS encoding DUF7576 family protein — MVDPTSDLGEDVDPDDAPRCGTCGEPVVDAPDHRVLTWVEDDAVRSVHFCDDGCRARWD; from the coding sequence ATGGTAGACCCGACCTCCGACCTCGGTGAGGACGTGGACCCCGACGACGCCCCGCGCTGTGGCACGTGCGGAGAGCCCGTCGTGGACGCGCCGGACCACCGGGTTCTCACGTGGGTCGAGGACGACGCGGTGCGGTCGGTCCACTTCTGCGACGACGGCTGTCGCGCGCGCTGGGACTAG
- a CDS encoding succinate dehydrogenase/fumarate reductase iron-sulfur subunit: MSTGITETETEEEQTEAVGAARAAGESAYQQARMEKKEIDEANREARRQAREAVENADRTVELKVFRYDPEVPEKEEPRFDSFPVPFSKGMTVLDALMWARDHYDSSLTFRHSCRQAVCGSDALFVNGKQRLGCKTQVADLAEQGVPSTVRIEPLPHAEVVKDLVVDMEHFYDQMESVEPYFQDEDTPDGLNEQRQSRENREKIKMSTRCIWCGACMSSCNIAAGDNQYLGPAAINKAYRFAMDEREGEDLTEHRLNIIEQEHGVWRCQTQFSCTEVCPKDIPLTEHIQALKREAVKKNLKFW; encoded by the coding sequence ATGAGTACTGGCATAACCGAAACCGAGACGGAGGAGGAACAGACCGAGGCCGTCGGTGCCGCCCGCGCGGCGGGCGAGTCGGCGTACCAGCAGGCCCGGATGGAGAAGAAGGAGATAGACGAGGCGAACCGCGAGGCGCGACGACAGGCCCGCGAGGCCGTCGAGAACGCCGACCGGACGGTGGAGCTGAAGGTGTTCCGCTACGACCCCGAGGTCCCCGAGAAGGAGGAGCCCCGGTTCGACTCGTTCCCCGTCCCCTTCTCGAAGGGGATGACGGTGCTCGACGCCCTGATGTGGGCGCGCGACCACTACGACTCCTCGCTCACCTTCCGGCACTCCTGCCGGCAGGCCGTCTGCGGCTCCGACGCGCTGTTCGTCAACGGCAAACAGCGCCTCGGCTGCAAGACGCAGGTCGCGGACCTCGCGGAGCAGGGTGTCCCGAGCACGGTCCGTATCGAGCCGCTCCCGCACGCCGAGGTCGTGAAGGACCTCGTCGTGGACATGGAGCACTTCTACGACCAGATGGAGTCGGTCGAGCCGTACTTCCAGGACGAGGACACCCCGGACGGCCTGAACGAACAGCGCCAGTCGCGGGAGAACCGCGAGAAGATCAAGATGTCCACGCGCTGCATCTGGTGTGGCGCGTGCATGTCCTCGTGTAACATCGCGGCCGGCGACAACCAGTACCTCGGCCCCGCGGCCATCAACAAGGCGTACCGCTTCGCGATGGACGAGCGCGAGGGCGAGGACCTCACGGAACACCGGCTGAACATCATCGAGCAGGAGCACGGCGTCTGGCGGTGTCAGACCCAGTTCTCCTGTACCGAGGTGTGTCCGAAGGACATCCCCCTGACGGAGCACATCCAGGCGCTGAAGCGCGAGGCGGTGAAGAAGAACCTCAAGTTCTGGTAA
- a CDS encoding succinylglutamate desuccinylase/aspartoacylase family protein, whose product MVAGAFTYDGGSVAPGETQNIRYSVSETYLGDPIRIPVTVVNGERDGPTAFLSAAAHGDELNGIEVVREVAHDWDHTDLRGTLVCMPVLNVPGFIAQERYLPIYDRDLNRSFPGDPDSTSAKRIANRVFRNFIEPCDVGLDFHTSTRGRTNMLHVRADMDDPAVARVGNAFASNVIIDGSGPSGSLRREASESGTPTITIEMGEAHRFQRALIDRALSGTLSVLAEFGLRDEAVVAWPGWRTVIDDDVEKTWLRADTGGLVEMHHDRGALVEADDRICTITNPFKQDSDVVRAPFTGLLVGILENPLVYPGNPLCHLVELDDPTRRALENQQAAGDRP is encoded by the coding sequence ATGGTCGCCGGCGCGTTCACGTACGACGGCGGTAGCGTCGCCCCCGGGGAGACCCAGAACATCCGGTACTCGGTCTCCGAGACGTATCTCGGCGACCCCATCCGCATCCCCGTCACCGTCGTCAACGGCGAGCGGGACGGCCCGACCGCGTTCCTCTCGGCGGCGGCCCACGGGGACGAACTCAACGGCATCGAGGTCGTCCGGGAGGTCGCCCACGACTGGGACCACACGGACCTGCGGGGGACGCTCGTGTGTATGCCCGTGTTGAACGTCCCCGGCTTCATCGCCCAGGAGCGGTACCTCCCCATCTACGACCGCGACCTGAACCGCTCGTTCCCCGGCGACCCCGACTCCACGAGCGCGAAGCGCATCGCGAACCGCGTCTTCCGCAACTTCATCGAGCCGTGCGACGTGGGACTCGACTTCCATACCTCGACGCGGGGCCGCACCAACATGCTCCACGTCCGGGCGGACATGGACGACCCGGCGGTCGCGCGCGTCGGGAACGCGTTCGCGTCGAACGTCATCATCGACGGGAGCGGCCCGAGCGGGTCGCTCCGCCGGGAGGCCTCCGAGTCGGGGACCCCGACCATCACGATAGAGATGGGCGAGGCCCACCGCTTCCAGCGCGCGCTCATCGACCGGGCGCTCTCGGGGACGCTCTCCGTCCTCGCGGAGTTCGGCCTGCGCGACGAGGCGGTCGTCGCGTGGCCCGGCTGGCGCACCGTCATCGACGACGACGTGGAGAAGACGTGGCTCCGGGCGGACACGGGCGGCCTCGTGGAGATGCACCACGACCGCGGCGCGCTGGTGGAGGCCGACGACCGCATCTGCACCATCACGAACCCGTTCAAGCAGGACTCCGACGTGGTCCGGGCCCCCTTCACGGGCCTGCTCGTCGGCATCCTGGAGAACCCGCTCGTCTATCCGGGGAACCCCTTGTGCCACCTCGTCGAACTGGACGATCCGACCCGGCGCGCGCTGGAGAACCAACAGGCCGCCGGGGACCGGCCGTAG
- a CDS encoding succinate dehydrogenase — MAERYSSFEPKGTRWLLQRLTAAFLVVVLAFHFMTLHFVNHAADVTFQGTQLRMQQPGYFVTMVAFGLTATFHGVNGIYNALVNQGLSGTGKTAVKGVLVVASLLLAVQIVRLALVMAGVTIA; from the coding sequence ATGGCGGAGCGCTACTCCTCGTTCGAGCCGAAGGGGACGCGCTGGCTGCTCCAGCGGCTCACGGCGGCGTTCCTCGTCGTCGTGCTCGCGTTCCACTTCATGACGCTCCACTTCGTCAACCACGCGGCGGACGTCACGTTCCAGGGGACCCAACTGCGGATGCAGCAGCCGGGGTACTTCGTCACGATGGTCGCGTTCGGCCTCACGGCGACGTTCCACGGCGTCAACGGCATCTACAACGCCCTCGTCAACCAGGGCCTCTCCGGCACCGGCAAGACGGCGGTGAAGGGCGTGCTCGTCGTCGCGTCGCTGCTGCTCGCGGTCCAGATAGTCCGCCTCGCGCTCGTCATGGCGGGTGTCACGATAGCATGA
- a CDS encoding XapX domain-containing protein, which produces MVNLELSVLALATGTLLGVVFAYIQVPIPAPPELPGLLGIVGIYLGYKLVERAGVGYDLLGALGL; this is translated from the coding sequence ATGGTCAACCTCGAACTCTCCGTGCTCGCGCTGGCGACGGGGACGCTGCTCGGCGTCGTGTTCGCGTACATCCAGGTGCCGATTCCGGCCCCGCCCGAACTGCCGGGGCTGCTCGGCATCGTCGGCATCTACCTCGGCTACAAGCTCGTCGAGCGGGCGGGCGTCGGCTACGACCTGCTCGGCGCGCTGGGACTGTAG
- a CDS encoding DUF5658 family protein, giving the protein MADRIGRVVPRYWEGVAAALFLLVAADLLTTVYAARAVGVGAEANPVVRWALRRGVGTLVAVNLVALVLLVGLFYALAELLKRTGPDRRRSLAMLVEVFIGLLLFAGLAVVANNAAVIVSGGAAG; this is encoded by the coding sequence ATGGCGGACCGAATCGGGCGGGTCGTCCCCCGCTACTGGGAGGGCGTCGCCGCGGCGCTGTTCCTGCTCGTCGCCGCCGACCTCCTGACCACGGTGTACGCGGCGCGCGCGGTCGGGGTCGGCGCGGAGGCGAACCCGGTGGTCAGGTGGGCACTCCGGCGGGGGGTCGGGACGCTCGTCGCCGTCAACCTCGTCGCGCTCGTGCTGCTCGTCGGGCTGTTCTACGCGCTCGCCGAACTCCTGAAGCGGACCGGTCCCGACCGCCGCCGCTCGCTCGCGATGCTGGTCGAGGTGTTCATCGGGCTGCTGTTGTTCGCGGGGTTGGCGGTGGTCGCCAACAACGCCGCGGTCATCGTCTCCGGCGGCGCGGCGGGCTAG
- a CDS encoding RimK family alpha-L-glutamate ligase, with protein MNDDITVGVLSLHNSKETKAILNAADDLGAGTEWLREETLSVDIDDGEVTLAPDVDIIVNRLLLSKEEQPAEALGLATMLDRMRPMLNHPMETMTAMHKFASGTALAEAGLPVPDAFMALSADRLNEDREKFGEEVVYKTAIGTHGGGTWKIDAGEPVNPMVGSRQAFLQRFIDHDQQRHSDLRVYVVGEKVVGAMNRYAPEGDWRTNVALGGDVENATEGLTDEVKTMAKRASDVVGLDYAGVDIVEGADGYYILEVNPTAGFKGLFQATGRSPAPFIARLAIERAGGEVDEERVYELAATLDDSRPACMPRKPQETTTELSVIGYIEEVVAMGTRGQKSVLAKSDTGATRTSIDSRLAAEIGTGPIKDIVRIKSGSLKSGKSRPVVDLVVGIGGRQHTVTASVEDRAHMDYPLLLGRDILQHYHVDVRRRADEEDDETPADEVALE; from the coding sequence ATGAACGACGACATCACGGTCGGGGTGCTGAGCCTCCACAACTCGAAGGAGACGAAGGCCATCCTGAACGCGGCGGACGACCTCGGGGCCGGGACGGAGTGGCTCCGCGAGGAGACGCTCTCCGTGGACATCGACGACGGCGAGGTGACGCTCGCCCCCGACGTGGATATCATCGTGAACCGCCTGCTGCTCTCGAAGGAGGAACAGCCGGCGGAGGCGCTCGGGCTGGCGACGATGCTCGACCGGATGCGCCCGATGCTGAACCACCCGATGGAGACGATGACGGCGATGCACAAGTTCGCCTCCGGCACCGCGCTCGCGGAGGCGGGCCTCCCCGTCCCGGACGCGTTCATGGCGCTGTCGGCCGACCGGCTGAACGAGGACCGCGAGAAGTTCGGCGAGGAGGTCGTCTACAAGACGGCTATCGGCACCCACGGCGGCGGCACGTGGAAGATAGACGCCGGCGAGCCGGTGAACCCGATGGTCGGCTCCCGGCAGGCGTTCCTCCAGCGCTTCATCGACCACGACCAACAGCGCCACTCCGACCTCCGCGTCTACGTCGTCGGCGAGAAGGTCGTCGGCGCGATGAACCGCTACGCCCCGGAGGGCGACTGGCGGACGAACGTCGCGCTCGGCGGCGACGTGGAGAACGCCACCGAGGGGCTCACGGACGAGGTGAAGACGATGGCAAAGCGCGCCTCCGACGTGGTCGGCCTCGACTACGCCGGGGTCGATATCGTGGAGGGCGCCGACGGCTACTACATCCTCGAAGTGAACCCGACGGCCGGCTTCAAGGGGCTGTTCCAGGCGACCGGCCGCTCGCCCGCGCCCTTCATCGCCCGCCTGGCCATCGAGCGGGCGGGCGGCGAGGTGGACGAGGAGCGCGTCTACGAACTCGCGGCCACCCTCGACGACTCCCGGCCGGCGTGTATGCCGCGCAAGCCGCAGGAGACGACGACGGAGCTCTCCGTCATCGGCTACATCGAGGAGGTCGTCGCGATGGGGACGCGCGGCCAGAAGTCCGTCCTTGCCAAGTCGGACACCGGCGCGACCCGGACCAGCATCGACTCCCGGCTCGCGGCCGAGATCGGCACCGGCCCCATCAAGGACATCGTGCGCATCAAGTCCGGGTCGCTCAAGAGCGGGAAGTCCCGCCCGGTCGTGGACCTCGTCGTCGGCATCGGCGGCCGCCAGCACACCGTCACGGCCAGCGTCGAGGACCGCGCGCACATGGACTACCCGCTCCTGCTCGGGCGCGACATCCTCCAGCACTACCACGTCGACGTGCGCCGGCGCGCCGACGAGGAGGACGACGAGACGCCGGCCGACGAGGTCGCCTTGGAGTAG
- a CDS encoding FAD-binding protein: MHEHDVIVVGGGGAGLRAAIAAHEEGADVAIVTKLHPVRSHTGAAEGGINAALRDGDDWTDHAYDTMKGSDYLGDAPAIETLCQDSPGETIQLEHWGMPFSREDDGRVSQRPFGGLSFPRTTYAGAETGHHLLHTMYEQVVKRGITVYDEYYVANLAVTDHPDPEDRECHGCIAYDIKSGDLTAFKATGGVILATGGDGQAFDHTTNAVANTGDGPAMAYRAGVPMEDPEFVQFHPTTLPSTGVLISEGVRGEGGILYNSEGERFMFERGYANNDGELASRDVVSRAELTEVNEGRGIEDEYVYLDMRHLGEERIVDRLENILHLAEDFEGVDGLEEPMPVKPGQHYHMGGIETNENGETCVSGLYAAGECACVSVHGSNRLGGNALPELIVFGARAGYHAAGRDMGEAQIQTGPSAAIEHETDLDTPVSPGALDRPDPDVAADGGAVTADPDAVVESALETERERVETLMERDGINHAEIRADLQDAMTQWVNVFREKEGLQKALEAIRECRERYQNVAVADPSRTFNTDLIHTIETRNLIDVAETITLGALARDEFRGAHWRAEHQERDDEHWLKHTMIAWNDGSPDLYYTDVILEGQDKAYEPKIRSY, from the coding sequence ATGCACGAACACGACGTAATCGTGGTCGGCGGCGGCGGTGCCGGCCTCAGAGCGGCCATCGCGGCCCACGAGGAGGGGGCCGACGTCGCCATCGTCACGAAGCTCCACCCCGTCCGCTCGCACACGGGCGCGGCGGAAGGCGGTATCAACGCGGCGCTTCGCGACGGCGACGACTGGACCGACCACGCGTACGACACGATGAAGGGGTCGGACTACCTCGGCGACGCGCCGGCCATCGAGACCCTCTGTCAGGACAGCCCCGGCGAGACCATCCAGCTGGAACACTGGGGAATGCCCTTCTCCCGCGAGGACGACGGGCGCGTCTCCCAGCGGCCGTTCGGCGGCCTCTCGTTCCCGCGGACCACCTACGCCGGCGCGGAAACCGGCCACCACCTGCTCCACACGATGTACGAGCAGGTCGTCAAGCGGGGCATCACGGTGTACGACGAGTACTACGTGGCGAACCTCGCCGTCACCGACCACCCGGACCCGGAGGACCGCGAGTGTCACGGCTGTATCGCCTACGACATCAAGAGCGGCGACCTCACGGCGTTCAAGGCCACCGGCGGCGTCATCCTCGCCACCGGCGGCGACGGGCAGGCGTTCGACCACACGACGAACGCGGTCGCCAACACCGGGGACGGCCCGGCGATGGCGTACCGCGCGGGCGTCCCGATGGAGGACCCCGAGTTCGTCCAGTTCCACCCGACCACGCTCCCGAGCACCGGCGTCCTCATCTCCGAGGGCGTCCGCGGCGAGGGCGGCATCCTCTACAACAGCGAGGGCGAGCGGTTCATGTTCGAGCGCGGCTACGCGAACAACGACGGCGAACTCGCCTCGCGCGACGTCGTCTCGCGCGCGGAACTCACCGAGGTGAACGAGGGCCGCGGCATCGAGGACGAGTACGTCTACCTCGACATGCGCCACCTCGGCGAGGAGCGCATCGTGGACCGCCTGGAGAACATCCTCCACCTCGCGGAGGACTTCGAGGGCGTCGACGGGCTGGAGGAGCCGATGCCCGTCAAGCCCGGCCAGCACTACCACATGGGCGGCATCGAGACGAACGAGAACGGCGAGACCTGCGTCTCCGGGCTGTACGCGGCGGGCGAGTGCGCCTGCGTCTCCGTCCACGGCTCGAACCGGCTGGGCGGCAACGCCCTCCCCGAACTCATCGTCTTCGGCGCGCGCGCCGGCTACCACGCCGCCGGGCGCGACATGGGCGAGGCCCAGATACAGACCGGGCCGAGCGCCGCCATCGAGCACGAGACGGACCTCGACACGCCCGTCTCGCCGGGCGCGCTCGACCGGCCCGACCCGGACGTGGCCGCCGACGGCGGCGCGGTGACCGCCGACCCGGACGCCGTGGTCGAGTCCGCGCTCGAAACCGAGCGCGAGCGCGTCGAGACGCTGATGGAGCGCGACGGCATCAACCACGCGGAGATCCGCGCCGACCTCCAGGACGCGATGACCCAGTGGGTGAACGTGTTCCGCGAGAAGGAGGGCCTGCAGAAGGCGCTCGAAGCCATCCGCGAGTGCCGCGAGCGCTACCAGAACGTCGCCGTGGCGGACCCGTCGCGGACGTTCAACACGGATCTCATCCACACCATCGAGACGCGCAACCTCATCGACGTGGCCGAGACCATCACGCTCGGCGCCCTGGCGCGCGACGAGTTCCGCGGCGCCCACTGGCGCGCGGAACACCAGGAGCGCGACGACGAGCACTGGCTCAAGCACACGATGATCGCGTGGAACGACGGCTCGCCGGACCTCTACTACACGGACGTCATCCTGGAGGGCCAGGACAAGGCGTACGAGCCGAAGATCCGCTCCTACTGA
- a CDS encoding SDR family oxidoreductase, with product MAPTKPDLTGSTAFITGTTRGIGKAIALALAEQGCNIVSTGKTSEANDYGEERDLEGTIEQTARECEELGVEALPIELDIRDEDAVEAAVEEAIDHFGEVNILINNASAIQPLPVEDLPANRFDLLTGVNVRGTHVVSRAFVDHLREVENAWILTNAPPVATDRAPGSAAYTWSKLGMSFVTLSLAGELADDDVGCNSFWPVTAIDTRATRYFGMGTEDDWRTPDIVSDTVLEILSRDPAEYTGNSVYDEDLLREAGVTDFSVYNLTEGDPRPMSARMVDDDYERPS from the coding sequence ATGGCACCGACGAAGCCGGACCTCACGGGGAGCACGGCCTTTATAACCGGAACCACGCGCGGCATCGGCAAGGCCATCGCGCTCGCGCTGGCCGAGCAGGGCTGTAACATCGTCTCCACGGGGAAGACGAGCGAGGCGAACGACTACGGCGAGGAGCGCGACCTCGAAGGAACCATCGAGCAGACGGCCCGCGAGTGCGAGGAACTCGGCGTCGAGGCGCTCCCCATCGAACTGGACATCCGCGACGAGGACGCGGTCGAGGCCGCCGTCGAGGAGGCCATCGACCACTTCGGCGAGGTGAACATCCTCATCAACAACGCGAGCGCTATCCAGCCGCTGCCGGTCGAGGACCTGCCCGCGAACCGCTTCGACCTCCTGACGGGCGTGAACGTCCGCGGGACGCACGTCGTCTCCCGGGCGTTCGTCGACCACCTCCGCGAGGTCGAGAACGCGTGGATACTGACGAACGCGCCCCCGGTCGCGACCGACCGCGCCCCCGGCTCCGCGGCGTACACGTGGTCGAAGCTCGGGATGAGCTTCGTCACGCTGTCGCTCGCGGGGGAACTCGCGGACGACGACGTGGGCTGTAACAGCTTCTGGCCCGTCACGGCCATCGACACGCGCGCCACCCGCTACTTCGGGATGGGCACCGAGGACGACTGGCGGACGCCCGACATCGTCTCCGACACCGTGCTCGAGATACTGTCGCGCGACCCCGCCGAGTACACCGGCAACAGCGTGTACGACGAGGACCTGCTCCGCGAGGCCGGCGTGACCGACTTCTCGGTGTACAACCTCACCGAGGGCGACCCGCGGCCGATGTCCGCCCGGATGGTGGACGACGACTACGAGCGGCCGTCGTGA
- the glmU gene encoding bifunctional sugar-1-phosphate nucleotidylyltransferase/acetyltransferase, translated as MHAVILAAGEGTRMRPLTETVPKPMLPVADRPLVAHTADAAVEAGADTLVLVVGYEADRVREHFGDEYRGVPVEYATQEEQLGTAHAAAAAREHLDDDFVVLNGDDLYDRAALDALFDACPAVGAYEVDDPRPYGVFSIADGEVTGIVEKPEEPPSNRVNVGAYHFPAEAADWLDEVELSERGEYEITDVVERVVEAYDVTAVPVERWLGVGRPWELLEANEWKLGELERRLDGEVHPDADLRGPVVVEDGARVDAGVVVEGPALVRAGADVGPNAYLRGATLVGPDCHVGNGVELKNTVVMAGANVPHLSYVGDSVLGEGVNLGAGTQVANLRHDGGDVRVTVKGERVSTGRRKFGVVAGPGAKTAINTSLNAGVVLSAGATTTPGESVVRDR; from the coding sequence ATGCACGCCGTCATCCTCGCAGCGGGGGAGGGGACCCGCATGCGACCGCTCACGGAAACGGTCCCGAAGCCGATGCTGCCGGTCGCGGACCGGCCGCTCGTCGCGCACACCGCCGACGCCGCGGTCGAGGCGGGTGCGGACACGCTCGTCCTCGTGGTGGGGTACGAGGCCGACCGCGTTCGGGAGCACTTCGGGGACGAGTACCGGGGCGTCCCGGTCGAGTACGCGACGCAGGAGGAACAACTGGGAACTGCCCACGCCGCGGCCGCGGCGCGCGAGCACCTCGACGACGACTTCGTCGTGCTGAACGGCGACGACCTCTACGACCGGGCCGCCCTCGACGCACTGTTCGACGCCTGTCCCGCGGTGGGCGCCTACGAGGTCGATGACCCGCGGCCGTACGGGGTCTTCTCCATCGCCGACGGCGAGGTGACGGGTATCGTCGAGAAGCCCGAGGAGCCGCCGTCGAACCGCGTCAACGTCGGCGCGTACCACTTCCCTGCCGAGGCGGCCGACTGGCTCGACGAGGTGGAACTGTCGGAGCGGGGCGAGTACGAGATAACGGACGTGGTGGAGCGCGTCGTCGAGGCGTACGACGTGACGGCCGTCCCCGTCGAGCGGTGGCTCGGCGTCGGTCGCCCGTGGGAACTGCTCGAAGCGAACGAGTGGAAACTCGGCGAGCTGGAGCGCCGGCTCGACGGCGAGGTCCACCCCGACGCGGACCTGCGCGGCCCGGTCGTCGTGGAGGACGGCGCGAGGGTGGACGCGGGCGTCGTGGTCGAGGGGCCGGCGCTCGTCCGTGCCGGCGCGGACGTGGGACCGAACGCCTACCTGCGGGGCGCGACGCTCGTCGGGCCGGACTGTCACGTCGGCAACGGCGTCGAACTGAAGAACACGGTCGTCATGGCCGGCGCGAACGTGCCGCACCTCTCCTACGTCGGCGACAGCGTGCTCGGCGAGGGCGTCAACCTCGGCGCGGGGACGCAGGTGGCGAACCTCCGGCACGACGGCGGCGACGTGCGCGTGACGGTGAAGGGCGAACGCGTCTCGACGGGCCGCCGGAAGTTCGGCGTCGTCGCCGGCCCCGGCGCGAAGACGGCCATAAACACCTCGCTCAACGCGGGGGTCGTGCTCTCGGCGGGCGCGACGACGACGCCGGGCGAGTCCGTCGTGCGCGACCGCTGA